One genomic window of Macadamia integrifolia cultivar HAES 741 unplaced genomic scaffold, SCU_Mint_v3 scaffold1294, whole genome shotgun sequence includes the following:
- the LOC122063334 gene encoding probable disease resistance protein At5g66900 — MYDATFGAEEDEEELFEALEDVFSEPSTPTLASSTTTAVPHFLSEEEAIIKLGNLTTQIATKSTLLVLDDVWEDSVVRKFVFGAVKYKILVTSRTQCQAFDNKYSLKMLDNADTIALFPHSVFPQNGNVKYEEPDRELQMKIVRGCKGFPMALKVIGHSLHLQPARVWQKKERMMSSCSIFKSHSDLLSYLATSLEYLNEEVQECFMDLGSFPEDERIPASSLIDIWVELYGIDDCKL; from the exons ATGTACGATGCGACTTTTGGag CTGAGGAGGATGAAGAGGAATTATTTGAAGCTTTGGAAGATGTGTTTTCAGAGCCGTCTACTCCTACTTTAGCATCATCCACCACTACTGCCG TGCCCCATTTTCtgagtgaagaagaagcaattatAAAGCTGGGAAACTTGACGACTCAGATAGCAACAAAATCCACATTGTTGGTTCTTGATGATGTTTGGGAGGACTCAGTTGTTCGAAAATTTGTCTTTGGAGCAGTAAAATATAAGATCCTAGTTACTTCAAGAACTCAATGTCAGGCCTTCGATAATAAATATTCCTTGAAAATGCTCGACAATGCAGATACCATAGCTCTCTTCCCTCACTCAGTATTTCCTCAAAATGGGAATGTGAAGTATGAGGAGCCTGATAGGGAGCTTCAAATGAAG ATAGTGAGAGGTTGCAAGGGATTCCCAATGGCACTTAAGGTGATTGGCCACTCATTGCATCTGCAGCCTGCCAGGGTGTggcaaaaaaaagagaggatgaTGTCAAGTTGCTCCATTTTTAAGTCCCATAGTGATTTGCTGAGTTATCTTGCAACCAGCTTAGAATACTTGAATGAGGAGGTTCAAGAATGCTTTATGGACTTGGGTTCCTTTCCTGAAGATGAAAGAATCCCTGCTTCATCTCTTATAGATATATGGGTTGAACTTTATGGAATAGATGATTGCAAGTTATAA